A genomic window from Gemmatimonadaceae bacterium includes:
- the gspG gene encoding type II secretion system major pseudopilin GspG: MSYRISSRRSFAARGARRGFTLIELLVTIAIIATLAAIVAPSLFGNIGDARHNTAKDQVQILSLALDAYRLDNEAFPTSEQGLEALRTIPVSGDAPANWKGPYLRQLVPIDPWGRPYVYVSPGVANPNSYDLYTLGKDGQPGGDGENADVTSWNGPVQR, from the coding sequence GTGTCGTACAGGATTAGTTCACGACGGTCCTTCGCCGCGCGTGGAGCTCGACGCGGGTTCACGCTCATCGAGCTGCTCGTGACGATCGCGATCATCGCGACGCTCGCGGCCATCGTCGCGCCCTCGTTGTTCGGCAACATCGGCGACGCGCGGCACAACACGGCGAAGGATCAGGTTCAAATTCTCTCATTGGCGCTCGACGCGTATCGTCTCGACAATGAAGCCTTTCCTACGTCCGAGCAGGGGCTCGAAGCCTTGCGCACGATTCCCGTGTCGGGCGACGCGCCTGCTAACTGGAAGGGGCCGTATCTGCGGCAACTCGTACCGATCGATCCGTGGGGCCGGCCGTACGTGTACGTCTCGCCCGGCGTCGCGAACCCGAACAGCTACGACCTCTACACGCTCGGCAAGGATGGCCAGCCCGGCGGCGACGGTGAGAACGCGGACGTGACGTCGTGGAATGGCCCCGTGCAGCGATAG
- a CDS encoding type II secretion system F family protein produces MPEIFAYRAAASDGRVTDGTLDAESIEEARASIRSIGLYPLEIESRGSRRAQRTAISAADLALGLRVLADLLDSGLPVSRALHALEDLAPKGWQRALPQIRQSVREGQSLAFALGNAPIEIPALVIGIAQAGEAGAGIGSAIRRAAELTESIAETRSAVKAALAYPAVVAVAGVGAITVLITVVLPRFAKILADLGQALPMSTRIVLAIANHARVLMVPVVVVVVIGGISWRTWVSTDSGRRGWHRLLLSIPLVGSIRRASAVARMAHALGALLESGVTLNVALPFAARATADAELEHRIMAVRGLVTSGHTLSHALDAESASTATAVRLVRAGEESGRLASMLGHAARIEQQRADRVVKASVRMLEPALLLVFASVVALVAAALLQAIYSVRPTA; encoded by the coding sequence ATGCCGGAGATCTTTGCGTATCGCGCCGCGGCGTCGGACGGCCGCGTCACCGACGGAACGCTCGATGCCGAGTCGATCGAGGAGGCGCGCGCGTCGATTCGCTCGATTGGGCTGTATCCACTCGAGATCGAGTCGCGTGGATCGCGGCGTGCGCAGCGCACGGCGATCAGCGCCGCCGATCTCGCACTCGGCTTACGCGTGCTCGCGGATCTGCTCGATTCCGGGCTGCCGGTGTCGCGTGCGCTGCATGCGCTCGAGGACCTCGCGCCCAAGGGTTGGCAGCGCGCGCTGCCGCAGATTCGGCAATCGGTGCGAGAAGGACAGAGTCTCGCGTTCGCACTCGGCAACGCGCCGATCGAGATTCCCGCGCTCGTGATCGGAATCGCGCAAGCGGGTGAGGCGGGGGCGGGAATTGGCTCGGCGATTCGTCGTGCGGCCGAGTTGACGGAGAGTATTGCGGAAACACGTTCCGCTGTGAAAGCGGCGCTCGCGTATCCCGCCGTCGTCGCAGTCGCCGGCGTCGGTGCGATCACGGTGTTGATCACCGTTGTGCTTCCACGATTCGCGAAGATTCTCGCTGACCTCGGTCAAGCGCTGCCGATGTCGACCCGCATTGTGTTGGCCATAGCCAATCACGCACGAGTGTTGATGGTGCCGGTCGTCGTCGTGGTCGTGATCGGCGGCATTTCGTGGCGCACCTGGGTCTCGACGGACAGCGGGCGCCGCGGGTGGCATCGGCTGCTCCTGTCGATTCCGCTGGTTGGATCGATTCGGCGAGCGTCCGCCGTCGCGCGCATGGCGCACGCGCTCGGTGCTCTGCTCGAGAGCGGCGTCACGCTCAACGTCGCGCTGCCGTTCGCGGCGCGCGCGACCGCGGATGCGGAGCTCGAGCATCGAATCATGGCGGTGCGCGGGCTCGTGACGTCCGGGCACACGTTGTCGCACGCGCTCGATGCGGAGAGCGCTTCCACGGCGACGGCGGTTCGGCTCGTGCGCGCCGGTGAGGAGTCGGGAAGACTTGCTTCGATGCTCGGGCATGCGGCGCGCATCGAGCAGCAGCGCGCGGATCGCGTCGTGAAGGCCAGCGTGCGAATGCTCGAACCAGCGTTGTTGCTCGTGTTCGCGTCCGTCGTGGCGCTCGTTGCCGCCGCGCTACTCCAGGCGATCTATAGCGTGCGGCCCACCGCATGA
- a CDS encoding prepilin-type N-terminal cleavage/methylation domain-containing protein, protein MMSLRRGVTLVELLVTLAILGILASVTTTAARRIERPDPLAPATVLSDSVTAAIAQARVITIALPVGGKIVYAVALPSGAVVADSAFDVDAFTGRRNAR, encoded by the coding sequence ATGATGAGTTTGCGACGCGGGGTCACGCTGGTCGAGCTGCTCGTCACGCTCGCGATCCTTGGCATACTGGCGAGTGTGACGACGACCGCGGCGCGTCGCATCGAACGGCCGGATCCACTCGCACCCGCGACAGTACTATCGGATTCGGTGACCGCCGCGATTGCTCAGGCACGCGTCATCACGATTGCGCTTCCTGTTGGCGGAAAGATCGTGTATGCGGTGGCGCTGCCGAGTGGCGCTGTCGTCGCCGATTCCGCGTTCGACGTCGATGCATTCACCGGGCGGCGCAATGCGCGCTAG
- a CDS encoding prepilin-type N-terminal cleavage/methylation domain-containing protein: MRLEPRRGVTLIEVLATLAVAGLVTLGCVLLLQQSSDESGRLVNAGNVSTRGGNGHDELRRLFRDAERSNDTTHAFRGDERSVAAMTRCRTSRGWTAPCSVIVTIDSLADSSIVGVQVDSGPTWPLERRRGAWSFRYFDHTSADSTWVKHWHTVATLPTAVALVTDADTVMLAVGPSRD; encoded by the coding sequence ATGCGCCTTGAACCGCGGCGCGGCGTCACGCTGATCGAGGTGCTTGCGACGCTCGCCGTCGCGGGCCTCGTCACCCTCGGCTGCGTACTTCTGCTGCAACAATCCAGCGACGAAAGCGGCCGGCTCGTGAACGCGGGAAACGTGTCGACGCGCGGGGGCAACGGCCACGACGAGTTGCGCCGTCTCTTCCGCGACGCCGAACGCAGCAACGATACGACGCACGCGTTTCGAGGCGACGAGCGGAGCGTCGCGGCAATGACGCGTTGTCGCACCTCGAGAGGCTGGACCGCGCCGTGCAGCGTCATCGTCACCATCGATTCATTGGCCGACAGCAGCATCGTCGGCGTGCAGGTCGACAGCGGCCCCACCTGGCCGCTCGAACGCCGTCGTGGTGCGTGGTCGTTTCGATATTTCGACCACACGTCGGCTGATTCGACGTGGGTGAAACACTGGCACACCGTCGCGACGCTGCCCACCGCCGTGGCGCTGGTGACAGACGCCGATACGGTGATGCTTGCCGTGGGACCGTCTCGTGACTGA
- a CDS encoding GspMb/PilO family protein — translation MIALQLTPRDRRILIVGVAVIGGLTVTAKGVPAALAWQRDRVDSAAVFSERLALARASVRQLPALRDSLRARQARVAALDTTLITGASAAAAAGTLASLVEDFASDLDVKANAIQIRADTLSRPGLTRVGVRLIGVCDVAGLAAFLRTIETDARAMSVRDLAVTQPDPAGPDAKPEMLRVDVGVDALALITPKRGAR, via the coding sequence ATGATCGCGCTGCAACTCACACCGCGGGATCGGCGAATATTGATCGTTGGGGTCGCCGTCATCGGCGGACTCACCGTAACCGCCAAGGGCGTGCCGGCCGCACTTGCGTGGCAGCGCGATCGCGTCGACAGCGCGGCCGTGTTCAGCGAGCGGCTGGCGCTCGCGCGTGCATCGGTAAGGCAGTTGCCCGCGCTACGAGATTCACTTCGCGCGCGCCAGGCTCGCGTCGCCGCGCTCGATACTACGCTGATCACCGGAGCGTCCGCCGCCGCGGCGGCTGGAACCTTGGCTTCGCTCGTCGAAGACTTCGCGAGCGACCTCGATGTGAAAGCCAACGCAATCCAGATCCGCGCCGACACGCTATCGCGTCCCGGCCTCACGCGCGTCGGTGTGCGGCTGATCGGCGTTTGCGACGTCGCGGGCCTGGCAGCGTTCCTCCGCACCATCGAAACGGACGCGCGCGCGATGTCCGTGCGCGATCTCGCGGTCACACAACCCGACCCCGCGGGGCCGGATGCAAAGCCCGAGATGCTGCGCGTCGACGTCGGCGTCGATGCATTGGCCTTGATCACGCCGAAGCGGGGCGCGCGGTGA
- a CDS encoding secretin N-terminal domain-containing protein, with translation MRHSIVVAVVGIAFAIPGVARTQAAKATDSVVVHVSNTDLRSAVQMIQAYLDKPVIFSGSTAGPQVSLETPHPVPRSEIPMLLRGLLDSQGYELVDDSATRTYRARPKEVIRSPNIVQQQMGAAGPAAADATRRQTTAPELFVLPLKHARAADVATTINTLFGRAAPQQSGMGGSRAPTLADELRGNQIPPLDATPLPQSVPGTAGHAATITGELTIVADPHANSLLIRANRADFELIRAAVEQIDVRPAQVLIEVLIVEARRDRNFSLGIEASIDQHHIPGTENTTIGGTFTPANAGLADFTLKVMGVGGLDLDATISAAASRGDVRIVSRPIVLTANDEQAEVNVGSQRPFVQVSRSLPTDAGVRDQVVEYRDVGTKLSVRPTISVDGIVALSVTQEVSSATTETAFNAPVISTRSVKTDLLVRDSQTVVLGGLSDKERDVQVSGIPILSSIPLIGGLFGSHTRSGNETELFIFLTPRVIRNDADMQRLTDPMRNRANKVMP, from the coding sequence ATGCGCCATTCTATAGTAGTGGCGGTCGTCGGCATCGCGTTCGCGATACCTGGCGTCGCGCGCACGCAAGCCGCCAAGGCGACCGACAGCGTTGTCGTGCACGTGTCGAACACCGATCTTCGGTCGGCCGTGCAGATGATTCAGGCGTATCTCGACAAGCCGGTCATCTTCAGCGGCTCGACCGCCGGTCCACAGGTGAGTCTCGAGACGCCGCACCCCGTGCCTCGCTCCGAGATTCCGATGTTGCTGCGCGGGTTACTCGACTCGCAAGGGTACGAGCTCGTCGACGACAGCGCGACGCGCACGTATCGCGCGCGTCCGAAAGAAGTGATTCGTTCGCCGAATATTGTGCAGCAGCAGATGGGTGCAGCCGGTCCTGCCGCGGCCGATGCAACGCGGCGTCAAACCACCGCGCCCGAGCTTTTCGTGCTGCCGCTCAAGCATGCCCGCGCGGCGGACGTGGCGACGACGATCAATACATTGTTTGGCCGCGCCGCTCCGCAGCAGTCGGGAATGGGCGGCAGCCGCGCCCCAACGCTCGCCGATGAATTGCGAGGGAATCAGATCCCGCCACTCGACGCGACGCCGTTGCCGCAGAGTGTGCCGGGTACCGCCGGGCATGCTGCGACAATTACCGGCGAGCTGACGATCGTCGCCGACCCGCACGCGAACAGTTTGCTCATTCGCGCCAATCGTGCCGACTTCGAGCTGATTCGCGCCGCGGTCGAGCAGATCGACGTGCGTCCGGCGCAGGTGCTCATTGAAGTGCTGATCGTCGAGGCGCGCCGCGACCGCAATTTCAGTCTCGGCATCGAGGCCTCGATCGACCAGCACCACATTCCCGGCACCGAAAACACGACGATCGGCGGCACGTTCACTCCCGCGAACGCGGGCTTGGCTGATTTCACGCTCAAGGTCATGGGCGTTGGCGGCCTCGATCTCGACGCGACGATCAGCGCGGCGGCGAGTCGCGGCGACGTGCGCATCGTCAGTCGTCCCATCGTGCTCACCGCGAACGACGAGCAGGCCGAAGTGAACGTGGGAAGCCAGCGGCCGTTCGTGCAAGTGTCGCGGTCGCTGCCGACCGATGCCGGTGTGCGCGATCAGGTCGTCGAGTATCGAGACGTGGGCACCAAGCTGAGCGTGCGGCCCACGATCAGTGTAGACGGCATCGTGGCGCTCTCGGTGACGCAAGAGGTGAGCAGCGCGACCACCGAGACCGCGTTCAACGCGCCGGTTATTTCAACGCGATCCGTGAAGACGGACCTTCTCGTGCGAGACAGTCAGACCGTCGTGCTCGGGGGCCTGAGCGACAAGGAGCGCGACGTGCAAGTGAGCGGTATTCCAATTCTCTCGAGCATCCCGTTGATCGGCGGCCTCTTTGGAAGCCACACGCGTTCGGGCAATGAAACTGAATTGTTCATCTTCTTGACTCCCCGCGTCATTCGCAATGACGCCGACATGCAGCGACTCACTGATCCCATGCGGAACCGCGCGAACAAGGTGATGCCGTGA
- a CDS encoding sigma 54-interacting transcriptional regulator: MTELSSLLLGDSLVMQRLRSLIEAVAPTHVSVLIEGATGTGKELVAESLHRLSRRNGTLVPFNVCALADSMFEDALFGHARGAFTGAIGETLGFLREANGGTAFFDEISGLAVGSQAKLLRAIETGVFRPIGSARDARSDFRTVAATNERLEQLVASGRFRADLAHRLSGIIISVPALAERLEDVPLLVAHFLRRSRPASPLLVTPEAMRLLQDQPWTGNVRELKQVVDASAIFARGGLDADAVAMVLGQRARSREDRVGERRLSEHQQLLKLLASVAWDTEIAADRLGVHRTTIYRRMRRLGIPVPTETGVMPARDGFELAYG, from the coding sequence GTGACCGAACTTTCTTCTCTACTACTCGGCGACTCGTTAGTGATGCAACGGCTTCGGTCGCTCATCGAGGCCGTTGCACCGACTCATGTGAGCGTGCTGATCGAAGGCGCGACCGGAACGGGGAAGGAGCTCGTGGCCGAGTCGCTGCATCGGCTGAGTCGTCGCAACGGCACGTTGGTGCCGTTCAATGTCTGCGCCCTGGCCGATTCGATGTTCGAGGATGCGTTGTTCGGCCACGCGCGCGGCGCGTTTACCGGCGCAATTGGCGAGACCCTCGGGTTCTTGCGCGAAGCGAATGGCGGCACGGCGTTCTTCGATGAGATCAGCGGTCTTGCGGTCGGTTCGCAGGCCAAACTGTTGCGCGCGATCGAGACCGGCGTGTTTCGGCCGATCGGGTCGGCGCGCGACGCCCGGAGTGATTTCCGAACGGTGGCGGCGACGAACGAACGGCTCGAGCAACTCGTGGCGTCGGGAAGGTTTCGCGCCGACCTGGCGCACCGGTTGAGTGGGATCATCATCAGCGTGCCGGCGTTGGCCGAGCGGTTGGAGGATGTGCCGTTGTTGGTTGCGCATTTCCTGAGGCGCTCGCGGCCTGCGTCGCCGTTGTTGGTCACGCCGGAGGCGATGCGGCTGCTGCAGGATCAGCCCTGGACCGGCAACGTGCGCGAGCTCAAGCAGGTCGTCGATGCCTCGGCGATCTTCGCGCGCGGCGGGTTGGACGCCGATGCCGTGGCGATGGTGCTCGGGCAGCGTGCGCGCTCGCGCGAAGATCGTGTCGGGGAGCGGCGGTTGAGCGAGCATCAGCAACTTCTAAAGTTACTGGCCAGCGTCGCGTGGGATACCGAGATCGCGGCGGATCGGTTGGGGGTGCATCGGACCACGATTTATCGGCGGATGCGGCGGCTGGGGATTCCGGTGCCGACGGAGACGGGCGTGATGCCGGCCCGCGACGGTTTCGAGCTCGCATACGGTTAG